In Tistrella mobilis, the genomic window ATCCCCGACGTCGATCGCCATACCCGGCCTCTTTCACAAAGCGCCACATCCCGACCGCCTGATATAAACTGGCGATCGGATGATACCATGCGCGGAGCCGGCCGATGTCGCAACGCCTCCTCTTCCTGCGTCTTGCAACCGTCACGCGGCGCGACCGCCATCTGGCGACGGATCAGGTCGCCGATGCCGTGGGGGCCGCCGGAGGCTGGATCGACGGCCACAACCAGTTCTCCAACAAGATGACCACGCTGCGCTTCACGGTCCCCGCAGGCGGGCTGGAGCTGCTCCGCAGGCGGCTGGCCGATCTTAAACTCGCGCTGACCGACGAGACCGCGGCGGCGCTGGACGCGGCCATCGCCGCCGGCCACGCGCCCGAGCGCGAGGTCTCTGCCAGTTTCCAGCTGACCTTCATCCACGACGAACCGGATCTCAGGATCGACATTCCGGCCGTGCCGGGGTGATCGCGGCCGCCATCTGCCGCATGCGCCGGTCGACGGCAAATGCCCGTACAAGATCTTCCCCGGTAAAGACCAGGCCGCAACCGGCGGCAAGCGCGATCAGATCGTCGAGGCACAGCGGTGCGGGCAGCGCCTCCAGGCGGCTGCGAAGTGCCGTTTCCTCACGGCACCGGCGCAGGAAGACCAGGGCGGCCTGGCGGCTCATCCCGATCTCCTCCCGGGCTGCCCCGACCAGGCAAGCGGCAGACTTTCCAGCCCGCGCACGGCATAGCAGCCGTTCCACCGGCCGGGCCCGGCAAGATGCAGATCCGGGGCCATGGCGACGAGCGCGCCCACGGCAATCCGCGCCTGGGCCCGGGCAAGCATGGCCCCCGGGCAGGCATGCATCCCGGCACCGAATGCCATATGCCCCCGGGCACCGCCCGAGGTGATGTCGAACGGCCGTTCGGGTTCATGGCCGGCCGCGGCAATCACCAGCAGAACCCGGTCACCGGCGCGAATGACCCGGCCGCCGATCTCCAGATCGGCAAGGGCCGTGCGGGTGACCACCTGTGCCGGCGGATCGACGCGCAACACCTCTTCGATCGCCCCGTCGATCAGCGACGGCCGCTCCCGCAGCAGAGCGAGCTGGTCCGGATGGCGCAGCAAGGTCAGCACCAGATTGCCGATCAGGGCTTCGGTGGTGGCGTGCCCCGCGAACAGCATCAGCGAAAGCTGGGCAATGGCCTCCTCCTCGCCCAGAACCCCGCGATGACGGGCGGCAGCCAGCCGGGACACCAGCGGCGGCAGACCGCGCGCCGGCTCCCCCTCTTCCGCAGCGCGCAGAAACAGCCGGCGGAAGCCCATATTCACCATCGACAGAGCGAACCAGCCCTCGGCCTCCCGCTCGGGCAGGGGATCGACATCGGTCGCAGGTGCCGTGCGCCGGATGGCCGCCATCAGCGACGCCATCAGCCCCTCCGGTATGCCGATCAGGGCGGCGATCACCTGGGCCGGGAGGGGCCGGGCCAGATCGCGCATCAGATCGAAAGGCCCGGTGGCGGTCTTCAGCAGGCGGGCGGTCTCTGCCCGGATCAGCCTGTCGAGCGCATGGAGCGCGGCAGGCGACAGCGACTCCCGGACCAGGCCGCGCAGCCGGCCATGATCGGGGGCATTGCGTTTGGTGAACCACAGCATCGCAGACCGCCGCGCCGCCAGAATCGTGGCCGACATGCTGCCGCTGCCATCCAGTTCGGGGCCCGGCTCGCCATGGCCGAGCTCGGCCGCGCGCAGCAGCCGGGCGATGTCGGCCCGGCGGGTGATCACCCAATCACCGCGCCCGGGCCGGCGCCAGACCGGATAATGATCGCGCAGCACGGCATATGTCGGATAGGGATCCGCCAGAAAGGCCGGGACACGAGGGTCGAAAGGGGCAACCCCCAGGGCCGCGAAATCCGGCTGCGGAGTCTGGGCATCAACGGCGGGGTCGGCCAGGGGAGAGGTCATCATGGCAGCTGACATCACGAACGCGCGTGGGGCTTCACCGCCCGTGCCTCGCCACAGAAAACCGGCGACGGCCCGGCGGCGTGATCCGGGAACAGATACAATCCGCCGAGACCGGTCGTCACCGGCACCGGCCCTGCCTCGTGGACATAGGCCCGCGTCCAGCGCCGTGTCGAGACCATCCCGGTGAGATCGGCCGTGCTCACTCCCTCGAACCCCGCCTGGCGGAGGGCTGCGGCGGTCTGCGAGAGGGTGCGTGTCCGATCCGCATTCACCCGGTCGAAGCGGTCGACGAACGCCCGCCCCCCGGCATCGAGCGTCTCCGCCGGCCGGGTGAAACAATCGCTGATATAGAGAATGCCGCCCGGGCGCAAGATCCGATGCATGGCGCGAAACAGGGCGGCGGGGTCGTCGGTGTGGTTCGAGCTTTCGAAGAAGACGACGGCATCGAAGAAGCCATCCGGCCAGGGGGGATGGTGATAATCCCCCGCCACCAGCCGGACCCGGTCGGACAGGCCGGCCCGCATGACGAGCCGCCGGCCAAGGGCTGCCTGATCGGGCATCAGGGTCAGCCCCCACACCTCTGCGCCGATGTCGCGGGCAAGATCCATTGCCGGCCCCCCGACGCCGCAGCCGGCATCCAGAACCCGCATCCCGGGTACCAGCCCGGCCCTCTGCGCCCAGGCGAGGTTCGATCGCCTGACATCCCCGTCGCTTCCCAGCTGATAGGCCCGGAATGTGGTGCCGAGGTGATGCAGATAGGCTGTCGTCATCTGCCGGAAATAGCGACGGGTCCTTTCCAGGATCGGCAGCCCGTCCGGCGTCTCCCAGTCGGAAGAGACCCGGGGCGGCAACCCTTCGCGCCCGTGCCCGAACCAGAGATATGCTTTGGCCGCCATCTGCCCCCCGGCATCGCGCGTGACCTTGATGTGGCTTATCCCCAGAGTGAGAACGCTCTGGCCGGCATCGGGCGCCAGCAGATCGGCACGGATCAACTCGGCAGGCCAGGGGATGTCGTCAGGCGAAAGGCGGCAGGGCCAGGCTTCCGCGGCGCTGCGCCGTTCCACATCGGCAAGCCCCAGAACGGTCGTCAGCGCCAGGGGGGGATGCGGCGGACGGGGGCCCGCGGCGCATTCAAAGCCGATCGCCGGCAGCACCCCCCGCTCCGGATCCAGATCCACGGTGAGGGTCATCCGGTCGGAGACGGCAAGAAGGGCGCGACCGAGCATTGCCGCCTCGGTCAGATCACCTGGCCAGCCGATCACCTCCAGGGTCGGGACAATCATGTCCGCCTGAAGCCGTTTGATGTTGAGCCGCATGCCGCCGCCGGGACGGCCGAGCATCAGGCCCAGATGCGACGGAAAGGCACCGGGGACGGCCGCTCTCAAGGCCGTGACAAGCCGCATCAGACGGTCCGGTTGCCGTCCCGTCAACCGCGCCGCCACATCCCCCATCGCCGATGCCGGATCCTCGTCGGGCCTGGTCGGTGGAAAGCCCAGGAAGACCGAGGGCAGGAAGCCCCCCGGCACCGGATCGAACTCCAGCCAGATTTCGACAAGGGGCGTTGTGGTCCGCCAGTCGGCCAGCAGCCCGTCCAGGCGATCCGGCGTCGCCCCCGGGGGCGCCAGCTGGTGGAGAGCGGCCCGCAATGCCGGCTCCAGACGGGCTGCGAGACGATCCTCTCGCAGCAGGCAGAGTTGAAGATCCACCTGGCGCGAGGCGCCGGAAAGCCGGCATTCAAATCCGCCCGTCAGAATGGGCGGCAGGGCGCGCATCAACGCCCCGAGCCCGCCGACATCGCCGAGTACGGGAGAGATCCGGTGTGCGAGGGCGGGCAGGACGTCGATCGGCGGTGTCATGACGGCAAGGGACCACGAGCGAGATCACGGGTCGCCCCCAGCGCATCCCATCGATCCGGACGTTCGAGGTACAGCACCGGCACCTCGCGCAGAATGCGGGCCAGACGACGAAACAGCGCGGCCCGTTCCCACGGACGTGGCGGCAGAAAGGCCGGGTGAAGCATCGCCTCCAGAGCCGGCAGCGCGGCCACCGGCGGAACGCGCCGCAAAGCCGGCGATCCGCTGCCGGTTCGCGGCCCGAGCAGCAGGATCCGCCCTACCGGCAGGCTCCCTGCCCCGTCATAGACCGGGAATTCCGGAGAAACCACCCGCCGCTTGGGCGCAATCGACCAGACCCGGGGCAGCGAGACGGGGTCGAGGCCGAACTTGGCGAGCGTGTCGGGCAGCAGCCGCGGCCCGTCCTGACCGCGATGCACGCAAAACCCGCCCGGAGTTTCGTCGAGGATTGCCTGATCATCCGCAAGCACCGGACAACCATCTCGCGCAAACGCAGCCAGAAGGGTGGACTTGCCGGCACCGCTCGGCCCCGACATCAGGATCGCCTCGCCGCCGGACACCACCGCGGCGGCATGCAGAGGCAATCGCCCCAGCCGACGCGCGACCAGGGCGAGCACCGGCCCGAGAAACAGGGAGGCGAGATCCTGCGGCAGCGTCCCGTCATCAGGCTCCGCGATCCGTCCCGCCCAGAACAGCGTCACCGACGCCCCGTCCGGAGAGATCAGGCATTCCGCAGGCATCTCGTGACCGAAGCGGATCAACCAGGGACCGTCGGGGCCATCCTGGTCCGTCTCATAGACCACGACCCCGCGATCCTTCACGTCGTCATATGATGACGGTCGCGATACCGGACGCCAGTGCCGGGCGGTGCGCGACGGGAAGCCCTGGGGCGGAACCGCAGCGACACATTCAAGGGAGGTATGGGCGACCTCCGCGGCTCCGCCGTCGAGCCAGGGGAAGCTTCGCGTCGACGCCACCCCGATCCCCTGTATCCGTGTCAGGACCGTCACGCCCCGGTAACCGTCAGCACGCCGGCGGCGGCGAGTTCGTCAACGAGCTCCGCGATATCGTTTCGAAGCGTCTCCTCGCCGACCTCGTATTCCCCGAGGAGAACCGCCACGGCCCGGTTCAGATCACCATCTTCCTGGCACAGCTGCCACAGGCGCGCGCCCACGCCGTCGAGGGCGAGATATTCCCCCGATCGCACATCAAAAATGACGACCGTCTCGCCGATGATCTGGCAGAGTACATCGTCTGGTATGACAACCCGTTTCCCCATCCGAGCTTCTCGATTAAGTCCCCGCGGCTCGTACGGAACCACGGGGAGATGCGCATCAGGAGTCGTAAGCCGATCCGCTGAAGTCGCCGTCCCAGGTGGGGCCATTGGCGGGAGCGGACCGGGTCAGGTCGGAAACCGGCGCAAGCCGCTGGAGGACCGGCTTGCGATAGGTCTTTCTGGGGGAGATGGCAGTCACGTTCGACATCCTTCCTGTCAGTGGAGCTGTGGTATTCCCCGGCTCTGATCCGGTCTTTCCTGATCACCCGACCAGGGCTCCCGGATCGTCACGGGTCGGTGGAGCCGGTCGCGCCATTTCAGCCAGTAGGCCAGCTGCCACACGCGGCGGAACCGGGCAAAGCTGTAAAACGTCCATCGCTGCTGATCGTGCAGGTCACGGCGAAGAGCTGCGACATCGACGAACCCGCCAAGATCCGGTACATCGAGCAGCGCCTCCATCCAGCCCTGCAGGCCCCGTCGCCTGACGGCGATCGATCCCGGATCACCCCCGAGCGGGGTCTTGCGCCGGCGCAGGATCTCTGTCGGCAGCTGCCCCGCCAGTGCAACCCGCAGCAACATCTTTCCCGGATGCCACGGGCGTGCAGGTACCCTGGAAACGGCATCGATCACCCGCCTGTCAAAAAACGGATGCCGCACCCGCAACGGCAGGCCGGTCACGTCGGGATCTGCATGCTGGAAAATTTCCGGCCAGAGCGGCGCACGGGCCATGCCTGCCCGGCCACTGCTGTCGCCGTCGTCATACCAGCTGGCCAGCCGGTCGCTGACCCCGCCGGGTTCGACAAGCCAGCCCGGTGCCTCCAGCCGTGCCGGTGGCGTCTTCGGAGCCTGGCGCGGGAAGGGCCGAAGCGCAGGCCGCAGACCGGAAATCCGCCAGCAGTGAAACGCATGCAGCGGAAAGGCGACCAGCGCTGCAAACGGCATGACGAAAGCCGTGTGGTGGTCGTCTGAAAACAGCGGATCTCCGCCATAGCCGCAGAAGAAGACCCGGGAGTGCCTCGCGGCCCGAATGTAGATATGCCTGTCGGCGACTTGCCGCATGGCCTCACCAGGCTCCGGCGGCAACATGTCCGGTGGGTCGACGGGCGCGGTGAGCGGCAGATGATCCGTCGCAAGCACCTCGATGGGAATTTTCAGACGGGCGGCGACCTGACGCGCCAGCTGCCCCTCCTGATCAGGCAACAGTTCACGGAGTTCGGCCGTATAAGCCCTGAGCCCTTCCGTCCCCGTGACGGAAGCCAGTCGGGCAGCAATGCTTGTCGAGTCCAGCCCCCCGCTCAGAGACAGACCGGCTTGCGGCCAGCGTCGCCGGTCAGCGACCGCCTGGTCGAATGCCTGGCGGAAGGCATCCATCTGACGGCGTGGCGAGAACCGCACGCAGGGGCGCCCGTCGGGCTCGGGCTGCCAGTATCGCCGCAGAACGGTTCTGCCTGCCTCGCAGACCAACAGATGTCCGGGCGGGATCCTGTTGACGGATCGGTAGATCGTCGCGTCCGGGCGGCTGCGGGCCGGCAGGACAAGGAAATCCATCACCGCGGTGCGATCGAGCTGCCGATCGGCGCCAGGATGCGTGAGCATGCAGGAGAGGCTGTTGGAGACGAGCAGCGTATCGCCGATGGTTGCCGTGTAGAGCTGGGCGACACCATAGTGATCGCGTGCCGCAACAAGACGTCGACGCGCCCCATCCCACAGGATGACGGCGAAGTCTCCGAAGATCCGGTCGAGGGCCGCCAGATCCCAGCAGGCAAAGGCCCGCAGCACCAGCGCCTCATCGCTCATTCCGGCATCGACCTGCATGCCGGCCGCGGTCAGAGCGTCAATCAGATCAGACCGGCCGTCCAGCCGGACATCGCCGGCAAGAATGAGAACCCCCGACTGCTCCAGCCCGTCACCGGCAGCCGCTTCCTGCACGGATCTCAGAGACGCCCGCCCCAGCGCGACAGACCGATCAACGATCACCCTGTCCCCATCCGGGGCACGGTAGCTCGTCGTCGCGAGCATCGCCCGGGCGAGCCGATGCGGCGCGGGCGCAGCATCAGGTGCCAGAAGAGCGAGAACGACGCTCACGAAGCGACGGCGAAGGAATTTCTTCCATCCCCCCTCGGCAACCAGCTGCCGTCCTGGCTCCCGATCTCTCGATCACGATCCATTTCTGCGTCACCATGTCCGCTGCCCCATCAGCGATCATGCAGAAAGAGACAATATTCAGTCAATTCCATTCAAATTTCAGGCATCCGAAATCCCCATCCAATATCGTCATCGGAGCATTACCTCGAAGATAAACTACATCAAATTGAAAATCAGAAAGACAGCTGATCTATCATCAACCATAAATGTGTACATCGTCCTCAGAAATAATATATGAGTGCCCTGGACTCAGCTCCACTCCGGCGTGCGCAGAAAGAAGCAGGTCAGATTGTACTTCACCCCGCGCACCGGCGGAGCGCCGCGGTGGAGATGGGTCCAGAAGGGCGGGAACAGGACAAGCAGGCCCCTGGTCGGCTTGATCGCGACCTGCTGATACGGGAATTCGGTGTGCCCGCCCTCTTCCACCGTGCGCAGATAGCAGAGCGCCGAAACGAAGCGGTCATAGGTATCGCGTGGGCCGGCATCGATATGCCAGCCGAAGCCCTGGCCGGGTTCGATCTTCTCGATGATCGGGACGCTCATCCGATGATTGGCCGGGGCGGTCATCCGCAGCACGGACTGGTACTTCTCCGCATAGCTGCCGAGCGCCTTGTAGAGCGCCGCCTCCACCGGCGCCATCAGGTCGTCCCAATGCGGCCCTTCCATCGAGGACATCACGCCGCTGCGATTGGCGCTCTGGCCGGCCGCCGTACGGCTGGCAAAGCGACCCTCATCCTGTTCGAAACGCGCAATCAGCTGATCGCAGAGGGTATCCGGAAGAGCATGGGGAAAGGCATCGACGAAGGCCGGTTGGGGCGGCGGCGCCGGCCGGCTGCGTGGCGGGCGGTGGGTAGCGGGCATCATTGGCACATCCCTCCACAGTCACCGGATGCTGCAGGAAGGTGGCGTGAACGGCACACGCCCACCTTCCTGCCGACACCCGGGGAACATGACAGTCGTCACAAATATATCCTTTTGAAGAGCAACCCCTTCTCTCGGACTCATGACTCAGAGTCCCGCTCTCTGTCTGAGATTTTCATCACACCTTGAGTCTCTTTGCCGGATTTTCTGCCATGCAGGCAAAAATGTACATCGATCACACTTCATACATCCCAATCGCGGAAATAGGAGCCGCATGCCATTCCGACCGAAGCACAAATCTGACCAAAAATTGAATATTTGAATCGATGATAAACTTATTGGGGAATATCCTGGTCGGTGCGAACGACATAACAGGACGAGCCGCCATGAAGACAGCCCGCTTCGTCGCCTGCGCCCTGCCTCTGCTCTGCAGCACCGCCGCGCTGGCCCAGACAATCACCTACGCCCCGGACACGGCCTCATCGCTGGTCATGATGCCGCCACTCCAGGCAAACAGCCTGTCGCCGACGCCACCCGCCGATGTGAGCGGCGGGGCACCGCAGGCCAATCTGGTCGATGCCGCCTATTTCGCCTGGGAGGAGTTCATCGCCCTGAACTGGCCGGCCCTGAAACAGAACGGCCGGGTGGTGCGCGACACGCCCGATCCGGCCGCGACCTTCGGCGACCCCAAGGCCGGGCCGCTGGTCTGGGAGACCTATCGCCACAAGATCGAGATCTTCCCGGGCAGCAATTCACCGAACGACCCGCCGCATGGCGTGCCACCCGGCACCAACGATCCCTGGGGCTACAGCGCACCGCCATCCTATGTCTATTCACCGGCGATCTTCGGTGCCGGCGGCCAGGTACCGGCCTGCCCCGGCCAACCGGCCGTCGCCCAGCCGGCCTGGATCAATCTGGACGAGACCAGCCAGATCGGCCTCGCCACCATGCATGCCGGCATCCTGGACGGCGCGCCGCCTGCCAGCCCGAACAGCGCGCCGTCGCTGATCCGCTACCTGGCCAAGGCCAACCAGACCGAATTCGACT contains:
- a CDS encoding Nif11-like leader peptide family natural product precursor; its protein translation is MSRQAALVFLRRCREETALRSRLEALPAPLCLDDLIALAAGCGLVFTGEDLVRAFAVDRRMRQMAAAITPARPECRS
- a CDS encoding cytochrome P450, whose protein sequence is MMTSPLADPAVDAQTPQPDFAALGVAPFDPRVPAFLADPYPTYAVLRDHYPVWRRPGRGDWVITRRADIARLLRAAELGHGEPGPELDGSGSMSATILAARRSAMLWFTKRNAPDHGRLRGLVRESLSPAALHALDRLIRAETARLLKTATGPFDLMRDLARPLPAQVIAALIGIPEGLMASLMAAIRRTAPATDVDPLPEREAEGWFALSMVNMGFRRLFLRAAEEGEPARGLPPLVSRLAAARHRGVLGEEEAIAQLSLMLFAGHATTEALIGNLVLTLLRHPDQLALLRERPSLIDGAIEEVLRVDPPAQVVTRTALADLEIGGRVIRAGDRVLLVIAAAGHEPERPFDITSGGARGHMAFGAGMHACPGAMLARAQARIAVGALVAMAPDLHLAGPGRWNGCYAVRGLESLPLAWSGQPGRRSG
- a CDS encoding cyclopropane-fatty-acyl-phospholipid synthase family protein, whose translation is MTPPIDVLPALAHRISPVLGDVGGLGALMRALPPILTGGFECRLSGASRQVDLQLCLLREDRLAARLEPALRAALHQLAPPGATPDRLDGLLADWRTTTPLVEIWLEFDPVPGGFLPSVFLGFPPTRPDEDPASAMGDVAARLTGRQPDRLMRLVTALRAAVPGAFPSHLGLMLGRPGGGMRLNIKRLQADMIVPTLEVIGWPGDLTEAAMLGRALLAVSDRMTLTVDLDPERGVLPAIGFECAAGPRPPHPPLALTTVLGLADVERRSAAEAWPCRLSPDDIPWPAELIRADLLAPDAGQSVLTLGISHIKVTRDAGGQMAAKAYLWFGHGREGLPPRVSSDWETPDGLPILERTRRYFRQMTTAYLHHLGTTFRAYQLGSDGDVRRSNLAWAQRAGLVPGMRVLDAGCGVGGPAMDLARDIGAEVWGLTLMPDQAALGRRLVMRAGLSDRVRLVAGDYHHPPWPDGFFDAVVFFESSNHTDDPAALFRAMHRILRPGGILYISDCFTRPAETLDAGGRAFVDRFDRVNADRTRTLSQTAAALRQAGFEGVSTADLTGMVSTRRWTRAYVHEAGPVPVTTGLGGLYLFPDHAAGPSPVFCGEARAVKPHARS
- a CDS encoding PqqD family protein, which codes for MGKRVVIPDDVLCQIIGETVVIFDVRSGEYLALDGVGARLWQLCQEDGDLNRAVAVLLGEYEVGEETLRNDIAELVDELAAAGVLTVTGA
- a CDS encoding asparagine synthetase B; protein product: MSVVLALLAPDAAPAPHRLARAMLATTSYRAPDGDRVIVDRSVALGRASLRSVQEAAAGDGLEQSGVLILAGDVRLDGRSDLIDALTAAGMQVDAGMSDEALVLRAFACWDLAALDRIFGDFAVILWDGARRRLVAARDHYGVAQLYTATIGDTLLVSNSLSCMLTHPGADRQLDRTAVMDFLVLPARSRPDATIYRSVNRIPPGHLLVCEAGRTVLRRYWQPEPDGRPCVRFSPRRQMDAFRQAFDQAVADRRRWPQAGLSLSGGLDSTSIAARLASVTGTEGLRAYTAELRELLPDQEGQLARQVAARLKIPIEVLATDHLPLTAPVDPPDMLPPEPGEAMRQVADRHIYIRAARHSRVFFCGYGGDPLFSDDHHTAFVMPFAALVAFPLHAFHCWRISGLRPALRPFPRQAPKTPPARLEAPGWLVEPGGVSDRLASWYDDGDSSGRAGMARAPLWPEIFQHADPDVTGLPLRVRHPFFDRRVIDAVSRVPARPWHPGKMLLRVALAGQLPTEILRRRKTPLGGDPGSIAVRRRGLQGWMEALLDVPDLGGFVDVAALRRDLHDQQRWTFYSFARFRRVWQLAYWLKWRDRLHRPVTIREPWSGDQERPDQSRGIPQLH
- a CDS encoding 2OG-Fe(II) oxygenase family protein, giving the protein MPATHRPPRSRPAPPPQPAFVDAFPHALPDTLCDQLIARFEQDEGRFASRTAAGQSANRSGVMSSMEGPHWDDLMAPVEAALYKALGSYAEKYQSVLRMTAPANHRMSVPIIEKIEPGQGFGWHIDAGPRDTYDRFVSALCYLRTVEEGGHTEFPYQQVAIKPTRGLLVLFPPFWTHLHRGAPPVRGVKYNLTCFFLRTPEWS